A window of Tatumella citrea genomic DNA:
CCGGAAAGATTGAGTTTATCCTGAATCAGCCCCAGGGCCTCAATGCCTCCAACCACTACTGCAACAATGACCGAGACCAGAGTGATAGTCATGTTGTAGTAGAGTTTGCGGATTGGCTTCACAAATGCCCAGCCATATGCTCCAAGCATCAGAATACTGTCAGTGGTATCAATCAGTGACATACCTGCAGTAAACAGGGCTGGAAATACCAGGATCGACCACACAGACATCCCCTGAGAGGCCTGTGCTGCGGAGATTCCCAGCAATCCAACCTCGGTCGCAGTATCAAACCCCAGACCGAACAACAAGCCCAACGGATACATATGCCAGCTGCGATGAATAAAAGCGAACATCGGGCGAAAAATTCTGGCCAGCAGTCCGCGGTTAGCCAGGAAAATATCCAGGTCTTCATCAACATACCGCCCGCCGGATTTTACTTTGCGAAATGTCCGCCAGATCCCCGACAGTATGACAATGTTCATAGCAGCAATCGTCAGCAGGAACAGTGAAGAAACCAGAGTCCCGATAACACCACCAACGGAGTGAAAGGCCTCTATCTGGCTTTTAAATGCGGTTGCGGTGGCCGCGATGATAATCGTAGCCAGAATGACAATGGTGGAATGCCCGAGCGAGAAGAAAAAACCCACCGAAACGGGTCGTTTTTTCTCCTGCATCAGCTTACGGGTAACATTATCAATGGCCGCGATATGGTCGGCATCGACCGCGTGGCGAAGGCCGAAACTATAGGCGAGTAAAGCAGTTCCCAACAGAACCGGATGATCACGAAAGGCAATAAACGCCCATGCCCATGCTCCGACGTTGGCCGCGATAAGAATAAGATAAAGCCCAATGATCTTCAGCGATAACTGACCACCATGGTCGTTAAAAATGCGTGCAAAAGTGTTCCGCATTCTGACTCCCTGCAATACCAGACATCATACCGTACACAGAAATAGTAGGACGCCAGATACCCATGAGCAAACAGGGGAGACTCAGGTTATGCCCTGCGTCACAATATCAATTGTCAGGGACTTGAATTTAGAGGAAAAGAATTTCCGTTGAACATGACAGAGAAGCTTTAGGGTTGGGAGTATGGTAAACCGGCTATCAGGATGATCAGGCCATAATTAACCGGTTAAACAGCAGTTGCCGGATATCCTGACGGTGCGACAAAATTGCATATGCTGTCACTGAGCTTTCATCGACAGAATATAAAACTCTGTAACCTTCCGGATGATTAAATTCGCGGTACTTTGCGTAACCAATTTTCAATAGTTCAGGAAATATGAATCACCGGAAAATCGTCTGTAAAACTCAGCAGTAGCCTGCCGGCTTAATCCCGGAGCGCAGCAAGGATTGCTGTTTCGATTTTCTCCGGGGTAGACACTGGTGCAAATCGTTTAAGGGGTTTTCCGTCACGTCCAATCAGGAATTTCGTAAAGTTCCACTTGATCCTGCCCCCCAATATCCCTGATAACTCGTGTTTCAAATAGCGAAATATTGGGTGTGCTGCAGAACCGTTAACTTCCACTTTTTCAAACACCGGAAAGCTTACACCGTAGTTGATATAACAGGTCTGTGAGATTTCTTCAGCGCTTCCCGGCTCCTGCCTGCCAAACTGGTTGCACGGGAAAGCCAGTATCACCAGTCCCTGGCTGGCATATTTCCGGTAGAGCGCTTCAAGCCCTGCATACTGTGGCGTGAAACCGCAATGACTGGCGGTATTCACCACCAGAATCACCTTACCTGCATAATCAGCCATTGAGCCCGGCCGGCCATCGAGGCGGGTGGCCGAAAGCTGATAGAAAGTCGTCATAACGGAATCCTTAAACACAAACAGTCCGGTAACCAGATTAGCATGTAACTTGCTAATGAAGAGAGGAATCACCTGACACTGATTGCGTCTGGCACAACAACCAGCGACGGGGTTATCCGCAGACACTGATAAGTCATCTGCCAATGCAACAGCTGTTGCCTTAAATCTGCTGAACAGGATTGCCCACCACGGAAAATTACAGGTCTTTTTTCAGAAAGACCCTGCTGGTTCCTTCAGGAAGACAGGCTATTTCACCAAATCTCTGCCAGCCGTTTTTTTCATAAAATACCGGTGCCTGAAAAGTAATGGTATACAACACGGCGGTTTTACAACCCCGGCTTCTGCCTTCATCTTCAACACGTTTAAGAATCTGGCTCCCCAATCCCTTGCCTCTCACTTCCGGTGGCAGGTACACCAGATCTATAAATAACATTCCGAGGTAGGTACGCCCCATCATCCCTCCCAATACCACCCCGCTTTCATCTTTGACCATAACAGCAAGAGGTTTATTGTCGTTATATCCCACCGCCTCCTCATTGTAATGATTAAGCCCCGATTCAATCGCTAAGGAGAATTCAGGTGTAATGGCATCAGAGACTTCAATAGTTAACCGACTCACTGCGGCACTCCGTTTGTTGTTAACCCAGACCGTAAATTACAGGAGCAAAACACTATCAGTAATTTATTTTTCAGGAAACACCCATCCTGATTCACCAGAATATATTCTGTGACTGACGGTCATTAACCAAAGCACAATATTTATAAAACCTGATACCGTCAAAAATAGCGTAATAAATCTAAGTCTGGATGATGAGGAGTGATAAGACAGGAAAAAGAAAACCCCGACAGTGCGGGGTTTTCGTAACATTATGATGAGAAATGATTAGGCCGGGTTAGCCTGGAAATCATTCCCACTCAATGGTGGCTGGTGGTTTGCCGCTGATGTCATAAACAACACGGGAGATACCATCCACTTCATTGATGATGCGGTTGGATACACGGCCGAGGAAATCATACGGCAGGTGTGCCCAGTGCGCGGTCATAAAGTCGATAGTTTCTACAGCACGCAGAGAGACAACCCAGTCGTATTTACGACCATCGCCCATAACACCAACAGAACGAACCGGCAGGAATACGGTAAAGGCCTGGCTAACTTTGTTATACAGGTCGGCTTTGTGCAGTTCTTCGATAAAGATAGCGTCGGCACGGCGCAGCAGATCGCAATACTCTTTCTTCACTTCACCCAGTACACGAACACCCAGACCCGGGCCCGGGAACGGATGACGATACAGCATGTCGTAAGGCAGACCTAGTTCCAGGCCAATTTTGCGAACTTCATCTTTGAACAGCTCTTTCAGCGGTTCAACCAGGCCCATTTTCATCTCTTTCGGCAGGCCGCCCACGTTGTGGTGCGATTTAATCACGTGCGCTTTGCCGGTAGCAGAGGCTGCAGATTCGATAACGTCAGGATAGATAGTGCCCTGAGCCAGCCATTTAACATTGTCCAGTTTCAGTGCTTCTTCATCGAACACTTCAACAAACACGCGGCCGATGGTTTTACGTTTGGCTTCAGGCTCATCAATACCGGCCAGCGCATCCAGGAAGCGGTTTTCCGCATTCACGTGAACAATGTTCAGACCAAACTGGTCACCGAACATTTCCATTACCTGCTCAGCTTCGTTCAGACGTAACAGACCATTATCCACAAACACGCAGGTCAGACGTGGACCGATAGCACGGTGCAGTAATAATGCAGTTACTGAAGAGTCAACACCACCTGACAGCCCCAGAATCACATGATCGTCACCGACCTGCTCACTCAGACGAGCCACAGCATCGTCGATGATCTTGGCCGGAGTCCACAGCGCTTCACACTGACAAATATCCAGAACGAAACGTTGCAGTAACTGCAGGCCCTGGCGCGTGTGGGTGACTTCCGGATGGAATTGTACACCGTAAAAACGCTTCTCTTCGTTGGCCATAATGGCAAACGGACAGGTTTCGGTGCTGGCAACAGTGACAAAATCATCAGGAATAGCAGTCACTTTATCGCCATGGCTCATCCAGACATCCAGCAGCGGTACGCCGGCGGCATTCAGGCTGTCCTGAATCCCTTTAACCAGGGCGCTTTCTGCTTTGATTTCTACCTGCGCAAAACCGAATTCACGCTCAGAAGAACCCTGAACTTTACCACCCAGCTGCATTGCCATGGTCTGCATTCCGTAACAGACACCCAGTACCGGAACACCGGCAGTAAACACGTATTCAGGAGCTCGTGGACTGTTGAGTTCGGTAGTACTTTCCGGTCCACCGGAAAGAATGATGCCGTTAGGATTAAACTGGCGGATTTGTTCTTCGGTGACATCCCATGCCCACAGTTCGCAGTACACACCCAGTTCACGAACACGGCGTGCAACCAGCTGAGTATACTGAGAACCAAAATCAAGGATCAGGATTCGGTGCTTATGAATATTTTCCGTCGTCATTACAGTTTTCCAGGCAAAAAAATTAAAGCGCCCGACGGTAAGCCGGGCGCAGGAAACAGGAAGAGATTAAGATCCGGTGCGGTAGTTTGGAGCTTCTTTAGTGATAGTCACGTCATGCACATGGCTTTCAGAAATACCGGCACCACTGATGCGAACAAATTCAGCTTTAGTGCGCAGATCATTAATCGTCTGGCAACCGGTCAGACCCATACATGAACGCAGGCCACCCATCTGCTGATGAATGATCTCTTTCAGACGGCCTTTATAAGCCACACGCCCTTCAATACCTTCCGGCACCAGTTTATCCGCTGCGTTATCAGACTGGAAGTAGCGATCTGAAGATCCTTTAGACATCGCACCCAGCGAGCCCATACCACGGTAAGATTTGAATGAACGCCCCTGATACAGTTCAATTTCGCCCGGAGACTCTTCGGTGCCGGCCAGCATGGAACCTACCATGACACAGGAAGCACCGGCAGCAATGGCTTTCGCGATATCACCAGAGAAACGGATACCACCGTCTGCAATCACCGGAATACCGGTACCTTCCAGCGCTTCAACTGCGTCAGAAACAGCACTAATCTGCGGTACACCTACACCGGTAACAATACGGGTAGTACAGATAGAACCAGGACCAATCCCGACTTTAACCGCGCTGACACCTGCATCAGCCAGAGCTTTAGCACCGGCTGCGGTAGCAACGTTGCCACCAATAATTTCCAGGTTTGGATATTTAGCACGGGTATCACGGATACGTTGCAATACACCTTCAGAATGACCGTGAGAAGAGTCAATCAGCAACACATCAACACCGGCAGCAACCAGCGCATCTACACGCTCTTCGTTACCAGCACCAGCGCCAACAGCAGCACCAACGCGCAGACGGCCATGGGCATCTTTACAGGCGTTTGGTTTACGTTCAGCTTTCTGAAAATCTTTTACGGTGATCATGCCCAGCAGGTGGAAAGCGTCATCCACGACCAGTGCTTTTTCGATACGCTTTTCATGCATCTTTTGCAGTACAACTTCGCGTGAATCACTCTCTTTCACAGTGACCAGACGCTCTTTCGGTGTCATTACCGCAGAAACTGGCAGATTCAGATCGGTGACAAAACGCACGTCACGGCCGGTAATAATACCCACCAACTCGTTATCGCTGTTAACTACCGGATAACCGGCGAAACCATTAGTTTCAGTCAGACGTTTGACGTCCAGCAGTGAAGTAGTTGGCAGAACAGTTTGTGGATCAACGACCACGCCACTTTCATACTTCTTCACTTTGCGGACTTCTTCAGCCTGGCGCTCAATCGTCATGTTTTTGTGAATAAAGCCCACACCGCCTTCCTGTGCCAGCGCAATTGCCAGACGGGCTTCGGTCACGGTATCCATTGCGGCGGAAACCATTGGGATATTCAGACGGATATTTTTGGTCAGTTGCGTACCGAGTTCTGCAGTATTTGGCAGTACGGTAGAGTGAGCAGGAACGAGTAAAACATCGTCAAACGTGAGGGCTTCTTTAATGATTCTTAGCATAGCAATATCTCGGCCTGGGAGTGATAAAATATTGCAGCGGAATTATACAGGGGCTAATCGATTGCCTCCAGCTTTTTTTATAAAAAACTCTTGATACTTACACAGGTCACTGTAGTATCGGTTAATTAACCCGCTGATTTACTATTTGATCTTCATCACATGTTGCACGACGAAAACGCCACAATTTTCTCTGTCAGCCGTCTAAATGCTACTGTCCGCAAGTTGCTGGAACATGAGATGGGCCGGGTCTGGCTGACCGCGGAAATTTCCAATTTTACCCGGCCTTCGTCAGGGCACTGGTACTTCACCCTGAAAGATGACAATGCTCAGGTCCGAAGTGCTATGTTTCGCAGCAGTAATCAACGGGTCAGTTTTCGACCGCAAAACGGCCAGCAGGTGCTGGTTCGTGCTTCAGTCACCCTCTACGATCCACGCGGCGATTATCAACTGATTGTTGAAAGCATGCAGCCTGCCGGTGAAGGACTGTTGCAACAGCAGTTTACCGAACTGAAAAACCGCCTGGATGCCGAAGGGCTGTTTGCTGCAGAACATAAACAAGCTCTGCCCTCTCCTGCCCGCCAGGTCGGCGTAATTACTTCCGCCAGTGGTGCTGCGCTGCACGATATCCTGCAGGTATTACGCCGCAGGGATCCCTCTCTGCCGGTAGTGATTTATCCGACCGCCGTACAGGGTAATGATGCAGTTCCCGCCATTGTCCGCGCGATTGAACTGGCAAATCAGCGTCAGGAATGTGATGTGTTGATTGTTGGCCGCGGCGGCGGCTCACTGGAAGATTTATGGTGTTTCAATGATGAACGGGTCGCCAGAGCTATTTTTGCCAGCCAGTTACCGATAGTCAGTGCTGTCGGCCATGAAACTGATGTCACCATTGCTGATTTTGTTGCCGATCTTCGGGCACCTACCCCCTCTGCGGCCGCAGAGCTGATTAGTCGTAACCAGACTGAACTGTTAAGGCAGCTACTCTCAGCGCAGCAACAGATGGAAATGGCGATGGATTTTTATCTGGCCCGCCGTCAGCGTAGCTTTGCACAACTTCAGCACCGCCTTAATCAGCAACATCCTGAATTGCGTCTTGCAAGGCAACACAACCAGCTGTCAGAACAGCAGCGCCGTCTTCAGGCTGCTTTGCAACAACAGTTACAAAAACACAGTCTGCGCTTTGAGCAACTCTCACAGCGTTTACAACGCCGTCAGCCACAATCTCAGATTTACCAGGCAAATCAGGAATTAGGGCAGTTGCGTTACCGGTTGCAGCAGGCAATCAGTCAACGGCTGAATGACAACCGTCAACGCTTTGGTACACTGGCGGTACAACTGGAAACTGCCAGTCCATTAGCCACGCTGGCACGAGGATTCAGTGTAACCACCAAAGCCAACGGCGACGTGATTAAAAATACCCGTCAGTTGCAGCGCGGTGACACATTGCGTACCCGGCTAAATGATGGCTGGGTGGAGAGTGAAGTCACGGCAACTCAGCCTGCCATTACTCCTAAAAAGCGTCCTAAAGCCTCTTCGGATCCTGCCGCTCAGTAATCTGCCTTTTCGATGATGCTGTAATTCAGCAAGATCGGTCAGGACAGCCTCACAACAGGGCGACATACTTTCTCTACAGGAGAATGTTATGCTGACCGATAAACAACGTTATACCGCTAATTATCAGAAACGAATCACTCAGGTGCTGGAATATATTGACAGTCATCTATGTGAACCTCTGTTGCTGGAGAGCCTCAGTAAAGTGGCCCATTTTTCTGCATTCCACTTTCACCGGCAATTTACGGCCTGCATTGGCATCCCGCCAGGCCGTTATATCCAGCTATTGCGGCTGCGTTATGCATCATACCGGCTGGCATTTAATCCTGAGCAAAAGATTACCGATATCGCACTGGAGACGGGTTTTACTCATTCTGAGTCATTCAGCCGTGCCTTTAAGCAGGTATTCGGAGTCTCTCCGGGCGAGTTTCGCCGCCAACCAGAGTGGCAGTCATGGCACAGTCAGATGCCGGCCGCTCCGCAAATCAGAAGAGAACCCGATATGCAAATTGCTATTGTTACTTTACCTGATATTCCTGTCGCTATGCTGGTTCATCAGGGATCTCCGGAAACCATTAATCAGACTGCCGCCCGGTTTGTAGAGTGGAGGAAAACCAGCGGATATTCTCCGGTGCGTCGCTGTCGGACCTTTGGTATTGCGCCGGACGATCCGCACAACTGTGATCCGCAGCAGTTTCGTTTTATGATTGCCGGTGAAGTTTCTGCCGCGATACCTGAAGATAATGAGTTTGGTGTCGTGAACAGCGTAATCCCGGGCGGACGCTGTGCCACTGTGCGGCATCAGGGTTCTCATGAGCGGCTAACCGCGCTGGCGCAGTCACTGTACCGTGACTGGCTGCCTGCCAGTGGTGAGACGTTACGTGATTTTCCGCTGTGGTTTCACTACCATAACTTTGTTCATGAAGTCGCTGAGCATCAGTTAGTGACCGATATTTTTCTTCCACTTAACGACTGATCTTGTCGTCTCAGCCATTAACTTTCGATGACTTCCGGGCGCCACACTACGCGCGAAGAGGAAATCAGCCCATGCTGCTGGCAGAAAAAATCTACTGCACCACAGGCTTTCAGTACCTGTAGTGTCGTCTGACAGTCCGGACAGTAAGCGGTATTGCGGTAACAGGTATGGCATTTCGGGCACTGTATTTCGTCCTGTTCACCAGTGAGCGTGGACTGACAATGGCTGCAAATAACATTCATTAGCTGTCTCTCCCATTAAAAAGAGGGCCTTATAGCCCTCTTCTTCGAATTATCGCTTGTTTTTCTTCAGATGCGACATCAGACGTTTACGCTTACGCTGCTGAGTAGGCGTCAGCAGGTTACGTTTGCCTGCATACGGGTTCTCCCCTTCCTTAAACTGAATCCGGATAGGGGTACCCATTACATTCAGTGAACGACGGAAATAGTTCATCAGATAACGTTTGTAGGAATCTGGCAGGTCTTTAACCTGATTACCGTGAATTACCACAATCGGAGGGTTATATCCGCCGGCATGGGCATATTTCAGTTTGACACGGCGGCCACGGACCAGCGGTGGCTGATGGTCTTCTTCCGCCATATTCATCACACGGGTGAGCATGGAGGTATTCACACGACGGGTTGCGCTGTCATACGCTTCGGTAATCGATTCAAACAAATTACCTACACCGCTACCGTGCAATGCAGAAATAAAGTGCACGCGGGCGAAATCAATAAAGCCCAGTCGGTAGTCGAGAGCCTCTTTAACTTCTTCTTTAATTTCCTGTGATAAACCATCCCACTTATTCACCACAATAACCAGTGAACGACCGCTGTTCAGAATAAAGCCCAGCAATGACAGGTCCTGATCAGAGATACCTTCATGGGCATCAATAACCAGTAACACCACGTTTGCATCTTCAATCGCCTGCAGTGTTTTGATCACCGAAAATTTTTCAACCGTATCGGTCACTTTACCGCGTTTGCGAACCCCGGCAGTATCAATCAGTATATATTCGCGATCATCACGTTCCATCGGAATATAGATACTGTCGCGGGTGGTTCCCGGCATATCGTAAACCACAACGCGGTCTTCACCCAGAAAACGGTTAGTCAGCGTAGACTTACCAACATTCGGACGTCCGACGATCGCCAGTTTGATAGGCAGAGTCGTCGGATCAAAATCGTCTTCTTCGTCTTCAGGAATGCTGTCGTTTTCTTCTGCTTCAAGGGCTGCCCAATAGGCCGCATTTTCCTGCTCTTCGGTGAGCTCTTCAGGTTCTTCAGTTTCCATCCACGGCTCAAGTACCGCTTCGAGCAGGTTATGCACACCACGACCATGAGTAGCTGCAATCGGATGAATC
This region includes:
- a CDS encoding AraC family transcriptional regulator, with protein sequence MLTDKQRYTANYQKRITQVLEYIDSHLCEPLLLESLSKVAHFSAFHFHRQFTACIGIPPGRYIQLLRLRYASYRLAFNPEQKITDIALETGFTHSESFSRAFKQVFGVSPGEFRRQPEWQSWHSQMPAAPQIRREPDMQIAIVTLPDIPVAMLVHQGSPETINQTAARFVEWRKTSGYSPVRRCRTFGIAPDDPHNCDPQQFRFMIAGEVSAAIPEDNEFGVVNSVIPGGRCATVRHQGSHERLTALAQSLYRDWLPASGETLRDFPLWFHYHNFVHEVAEHQLVTDIFLPLND
- a CDS encoding GNAT family N-acetyltransferase, with the translated sequence MSRLTIEVSDAITPEFSLAIESGLNHYNEEAVGYNDNKPLAVMVKDESGVVLGGMMGRTYLGMLFIDLVYLPPEVRGKGLGSQILKRVEDEGRSRGCKTAVLYTITFQAPVFYEKNGWQRFGEIACLPEGTSRVFLKKDL
- a CDS encoding YfgJ family double zinc ribbon protein gives rise to the protein MNVICSHCQSTLTGEQDEIQCPKCHTCYRNTAYCPDCQTTLQVLKACGAVDFFCQQHGLISSSRVVWRPEVIES
- the xseA gene encoding exodeoxyribonuclease VII large subunit; this encodes MLHDENATIFSVSRLNATVRKLLEHEMGRVWLTAEISNFTRPSSGHWYFTLKDDNAQVRSAMFRSSNQRVSFRPQNGQQVLVRASVTLYDPRGDYQLIVESMQPAGEGLLQQQFTELKNRLDAEGLFAAEHKQALPSPARQVGVITSASGAALHDILQVLRRRDPSLPVVIYPTAVQGNDAVPAIVRAIELANQRQECDVLIVGRGGGSLEDLWCFNDERVARAIFASQLPIVSAVGHETDVTIADFVADLRAPTPSAAAELISRNQTELLRQLLSAQQQMEMAMDFYLARRQRSFAQLQHRLNQQHPELRLARQHNQLSEQQRRLQAALQQQLQKHSLRFEQLSQRLQRRQPQSQIYQANQELGQLRYRLQQAISQRLNDNRQRFGTLAVQLETASPLATLARGFSVTTKANGDVIKNTRQLQRGDTLRTRLNDGWVESEVTATQPAITPKKRPKASSDPAAQ
- a CDS encoding glutathione peroxidase; translated protein: MTTFYQLSATRLDGRPGSMADYAGKVILVVNTASHCGFTPQYAGLEALYRKYASQGLVILAFPCNQFGRQEPGSAEEISQTCYINYGVSFPVFEKVEVNGSAAHPIFRYLKHELSGILGGRIKWNFTKFLIGRDGKPLKRFAPVSTPEKIETAILAALRD
- a CDS encoding HoxN/HupN/NixA family nickel/cobalt transporter; amino-acid sequence: MRNTFARIFNDHGGQLSLKIIGLYLILIAANVGAWAWAFIAFRDHPVLLGTALLAYSFGLRHAVDADHIAAIDNVTRKLMQEKKRPVSVGFFFSLGHSTIVILATIIIAATATAFKSQIEAFHSVGGVIGTLVSSLFLLTIAAMNIVILSGIWRTFRKVKSGGRYVDEDLDIFLANRGLLARIFRPMFAFIHRSWHMYPLGLLFGLGFDTATEVGLLGISAAQASQGMSVWSILVFPALFTAGMSLIDTTDSILMLGAYGWAFVKPIRKLYYNMTITLVSVIVAVVVGGIEALGLIQDKLNLSGLFWDGIGSLNDNFGTIGYLIIGIFIAAWIISAVIYRLKGYDQLEVNPD
- the der gene encoding ribosome biogenesis GTPase Der, whose product is MVPVVALVGRPNVGKSTLFNRLTRTRDALVADFPGLTRDRKYGRAEVEGQEYIVIDTGGIDGMEEGVETRMAAQSLMAIEEADIVLFLVDARAGIMPADEQIAQHLRTRQKPTFLVANKTDGMDPTNAVLDFYSLGMGEIHPIAATHGRGVHNLLEAVLEPWMETEEPEELTEEQENAAYWAALEAEENDSIPEDEEDDFDPTTLPIKLAIVGRPNVGKSTLTNRFLGEDRVVVYDMPGTTRDSIYIPMERDDREYILIDTAGVRKRGKVTDTVEKFSVIKTLQAIEDANVVLLVIDAHEGISDQDLSLLGFILNSGRSLVIVVNKWDGLSQEIKEEVKEALDYRLGFIDFARVHFISALHGSGVGNLFESITEAYDSATRRVNTSMLTRVMNMAEEDHQPPLVRGRRVKLKYAHAGGYNPPIVVIHGNQVKDLPDSYKRYLMNYFRRSLNVMGTPIRIQFKEGENPYAGKRNLLTPTQQRKRKRLMSHLKKNKR
- the guaA gene encoding glutamine-hydrolyzing GMP synthase yields the protein MTTENIHKHRILILDFGSQYTQLVARRVRELGVYCELWAWDVTEEQIRQFNPNGIILSGGPESTTELNSPRAPEYVFTAGVPVLGVCYGMQTMAMQLGGKVQGSSEREFGFAQVEIKAESALVKGIQDSLNAAGVPLLDVWMSHGDKVTAIPDDFVTVASTETCPFAIMANEEKRFYGVQFHPEVTHTRQGLQLLQRFVLDICQCEALWTPAKIIDDAVARLSEQVGDDHVILGLSGGVDSSVTALLLHRAIGPRLTCVFVDNGLLRLNEAEQVMEMFGDQFGLNIVHVNAENRFLDALAGIDEPEAKRKTIGRVFVEVFDEEALKLDNVKWLAQGTIYPDVIESAASATGKAHVIKSHHNVGGLPKEMKMGLVEPLKELFKDEVRKIGLELGLPYDMLYRHPFPGPGLGVRVLGEVKKEYCDLLRRADAIFIEELHKADLYNKVSQAFTVFLPVRSVGVMGDGRKYDWVVSLRAVETIDFMTAHWAHLPYDFLGRVSNRIINEVDGISRVVYDISGKPPATIEWE
- the guaB gene encoding IMP dehydrogenase — encoded protein: MLRIIKEALTFDDVLLVPAHSTVLPNTAELGTQLTKNIRLNIPMVSAAMDTVTEARLAIALAQEGGVGFIHKNMTIERQAEEVRKVKKYESGVVVDPQTVLPTTSLLDVKRLTETNGFAGYPVVNSDNELVGIITGRDVRFVTDLNLPVSAVMTPKERLVTVKESDSREVVLQKMHEKRIEKALVVDDAFHLLGMITVKDFQKAERKPNACKDAHGRLRVGAAVGAGAGNEERVDALVAAGVDVLLIDSSHGHSEGVLQRIRDTRAKYPNLEIIGGNVATAAGAKALADAGVSAVKVGIGPGSICTTRIVTGVGVPQISAVSDAVEALEGTGIPVIADGGIRFSGDIAKAIAAGASCVMVGSMLAGTEESPGEIELYQGRSFKSYRGMGSLGAMSKGSSDRYFQSDNAADKLVPEGIEGRVAYKGRLKEIIHQQMGGLRSCMGLTGCQTINDLRTKAEFVRISGAGISESHVHDVTITKEAPNYRTGS